The nucleotide sequence CATATCCGTAAATTGCAGACGAATAAATCGAACATTTTGATTTTCTGCCATTTGTTTAATATCTTCTTTTGTATACCTTGCCACTACAAGTTCCTCCCAATATTAATGAAAAAAATTAAAATTCCCTATTCCCTGCTGCTTTCTGAATCGGCCAGCTTGAATTAATTCTTTACGGAGCAACCGCCTTAATTCAGCATTTGATAATTCCTGCTGCACTCTCATGACTTGTTCTGTTTTCTTAGCAGACTCATCATCTGATTTTACGGCAAAAATCTTTTTAACTCCGGCTAAATTAACCCCTTGTTCGATTAATGATTTAATCTCTAAAAGCCGATCAACATCATTAAAAGAAAACATCCGCCTGTTACCTTCTGTTCTCGCTGGATGTATCAATTCATGTTCTTCGTAATAGCGGATTTGTCGTGCGGACAATTCAGTAAGTTGCATAACGATTCCAATCGGAAATAAGGCAAGAGTTCGACGAACGCTATCACCCA is from Bacillus sp. (in: firmicutes) and encodes:
- a CDS encoding MerR family transcriptional regulator, which produces MGDSVRRTLALFPIGIVMQLTELSARQIRYYEEHELIHPARTEGNRRMFSFNDVDRLLEIKSLIEQGVNLAGVKKIFAVKSDDESAKKTEQVMRVQQELSNAELRRLLRKELIQAGRFRKQQGIGNFNFFH